GTGCCAGGCCCTGACCTTTGTCACCCAGGTAAGCACTAATCGCTTCCGCACCGCTTTCTGATGTTGCAGTACCAATGACAGTTGCACCACGCTCTGCCAGAATTTCTGCAATCGCACGGCCAATGCCACGGCTCGCGCCTGTTACCAGCGCAACTTTACCTTGCAGGCTCATGTTTCTTCCTCTTTATATAGCCCGTCATTTTGAATACGGACAGACTGATGACTAATTTTGCCGTGATCCGGGCATTCCCGAGCCACGATCATGATTCAATTATTTTGCCGCTTCCAGGCTGGCCGGATCGTTCACGGCGGCAGCATTCAGCGACTTATCGATGCGTTTTGCCAAGCCGGTCAGAACTTTACCCGGACCAACTTCCAGCAACAATTCAACACCTTCGGCAGCCATACGCTCTACAGACTCAGTCCAGCGAACCGGGCCATACAGCTGCTTCACCAGTGCCTGCTTGATTGCAGCAGGATCAGTCTCAGTTGCCACATCAGCATTATTGATGACCGGAACTGCCGGTGCGCTGAATGCAACAGATTCCAGTGCCTGAGCCAGTTTTTCAGCAGCTGGCTTCATCAGTTCACAATGAGACGGGACAGAAACAGGCAGCGGCAGTGCTCGTTTGGCACCCGCGGCTTTACACAGCTCATTTGCTCGCTCAACTGCAGCTTTGTGGCCTGCAATAACAACCTGACCTGGTGAGTTAAAGTTCACAGGCGCGACCACTTCACCCTGTGCTGCTTCTTCACAGGCTTTGGCAATCGCGTCATTGTCCAGACCAATAATGGCAGACATTGCGCCCACACCAGCAGGAACCGCTTCCTGCATCAGTTGACCACGCAGTTCAACCAGCTTAATTGCTTCTTTGAAATTCAGCACGCCAGCACAAACCAGTGCTGAGTATTCACCCAGGCTGTGGCCTGCCAGAACGGCTGGCTGAGCTCCACCAACTTCCTGCCATACACGCCAGATAGCGACAGATGCCGCCAGCAGCGCAGGCTGAGTACGGTGAGTCTGGTTCAGCTCTTCAGCAGGTCCGTTCTGGACCAATGCCCACAGATCATAACCCAGTGCTTCAGACGCTTCGGCAAACGTTTGTTGTACACTTTCGTACTGCTCAGCCAGTTCAGCCAGCATGCCGACAGCCTGAGAACCCTGCCCAGGAAAAACAATCGCGAACTTAGACATTCGAGAATCCTTCTACAAAGAGAAATGGCATCAAAGATGCCATCGTTGATGCGGCTGACAGGCGGATATTGATTAACACGCCCGAACCGCATATTCAAAAAGTGTGCGCTTCTATCAAAATTTCACTAAAGCTGAACCCCAGGTGAAACCACCACCAAAGGCTTCCAACAACAGTGTCTGTCCCCGTTGAATCCGGCCATCACGAACAGCCTCATCAAGCGCAGCAGGAACAGTTGCAGCCGAAGTATTCCCCTGCTTATCCAGAGTCACCACGACCTGATCCATTGGCATCGACAACTTTTTCGCCGTCGCTGCAATGATTCGTAAATTGGCCTGATGCGGAACTAACCAGTCCAGCTCAGATTTATCCATGTTATTGGCAGCCAGTGTGTCTTTCACCAGATTCGACAACTGGGTCACAGCGACTTTGAAGACTTCATTGCCAGCCATATACAGCCACTTGTCGCTGTCAAAGTTCTCGCCATGCTCAGGCACAGCCAGACTCAGCAAGCCACCAAAGTGACCATCGGCATGCAGATGCGTCGAAATAATTCCGGCTTCCTCACTGGCCCCCAGAACCACTGCACCCGCGCCATCGCCGAACAGAATGATCGTCGAACGATCATCCGGATCGCACTTATGCGACAGGGCATCGGCACCAATCACCAGCACATTTTTTGCCATACCGGTTTTAATATGCTGATCCGCCACACTCAAGGCATAGACAAAGCCGGAGCAAGCCGCTGCAATATCAAATGCCGGACAGCCTTTCACGCCCAGCATGCCCTGTACCTGACAGGCTGCGGATGGAAACGCGTGGCTGGCTGATGTGGTGGCAACAATGATCAGGTCGATGTCATCGGTTTCAATCCCGGCCATATCGATAGCACGGGCTGCCGCCTGATAACCCATCACAGCAACCGTCTCTTCTTCAGAAGCAATACGGCGCTCACGAATACCAGTCCGGGCAACAATCCACTCGTCACTGGTATCGACCATTTTTTCCAGATCCGCATTGGTGCGGACCTGCTCTGGCAGGTAGCTGCCGGTACCTAAAATTCTGCTATACATGAAGACTAATAATGCCTCTCAAGTAGTACGTGTTCCAAACGGTCACTAATTCTTGTCGGTATCTTCCGCTTGATTTCATGTACCGCTTCACCAATCGCATTGGTGAAGGCAGCAATATCAGCACTTCCATGGCTCTTCACGACAATACCGCGCAATCCTAACAGACTTGCGCCATTGTACTGGTCGGGGTTCAGGCTTTGCAGTTCCCGGAACAGGTCACCAAACAGCCACTTAGCGATGAGTCGCTTGAGCGGATGCTGACTGACTGCCCTTTTGAAACTCTCTATAAAAAGATTAGCAACCCCTTCGCTTGTTTTCAGGCTGACATTTCCGACAAAACCATCGCACACAATCACATCCGCTTTTCCATCGTACAGCTCATTGCCTTCGACGTAGCCGATATAATGGACATCCTGCGAACGGCTCAGCATCGATGCGCAGCGCTTCACCAGATCATTGCCTTTGATTTCTTCCGCGCCAATATTCAGCAAGGCCACTCTGGGCGGACGGCCGGTCATAACCTGCTCGGCAAGTACCGAGCCCATCACGGCGAATTGAAACAAAGTATCAGCATCACAGGACACATTCGCCCCTAAGTCGAGCAACCAGGTTTTACCGCCGTTACGGCTTGGAATGGCTGAAACCAGCGCCGGGCGCTCGACGCCGGGTAATTGCTTCAAGGTATAGCGCGCTAATGCCATCAGTGCGCCGGTATTGCCTGCACTGACACAAGCATCGGCTTCACCTTCCGCCACGGCATCCAGTGCGCGACGCATCGATGAGCCCTGACTTTGACGTAATGCATGTGACGGACGTGTGTGATCCGCGATAGCACGATCGCAGTGAATGATACTTAAACGGGGATGATGGGTATGATCGAGCGATGAGAGTTGGGCGGTGATTGCACTTTGATCACCAAATAGCAGCAGTTTTAGCGACGGGTATTGCAACAGTGCCTGCACGGCGGCAGGCACTGTTACCTGGGGACCGAAGTCCCCACCCATTGCATCAAGTGCAACGGTTAGACCAGTCAAGGTTCAACCTTATTTGTTGATAACCTTGCGGCCACGGTAGAAACCGTCAGCAGTCACATGGTGACGCAGATGGGTTTCACCGCTAGTCTGATCGACAGAAACAGCAGCGGTAGTCAGGGCATCGTGTGAACGACGCATACCACGTGCTGAACGTGATTTTTTGCTCTTTTGTACGGCCATTAACCCTACTCCTTATTACTTTTACTCAAGTTTTTCAATACTGCAAACGGATTCGGACGCTCATCAGCAACAGGGATCTCACCGAAGCTCATACCTGACGCAGAGACCGGACAGTCTGCTTCGTCATGCATTGGCACTTGCGGTAACTCCAGAATCAACTCATCTTCGATGATCTGAAGCAAATTGATCTCACCATTTTCGTCGACTTCAGCCGGCTCATAAGCTTCCGGAAATTCATCTGCTTCCTCGGGTCTGAGGAGCGGACTGTAACAGAAATCCACACCATAATGGTGTTGGAATTCTTCCTGGCATCGCTGACAGGTTAACATCACATCGACTTCTGCATGCCCACGCATGTACGCCATGTGACGCTGGTCAAAGTCAAATGATAAGGTGACGTTTGCATCACTTAATACGCTGGAAGCCGATTCAGCCAGACGCTCTAAAAGCCCGGTTTTGATGATGCCATCATAGTCGAGCTTTTTCTGAGCGGCGCGGACCGGATCAACCGTCAGCGGCAATTTTACCTTTTGCATAGGGCGCGAATATTAGCCTTCTAATTGGTTTGAGTCAAAGGAAATGTGTCCGAAATCCCAGCTTTTGGCCATTTCATCTTCAGTGGTTTTACTTCACCGTTTGGGTCAATGGCACCAAGGGTATAATAAGGTTGGTTCTGAGTTAAAACTAGCGTAGATTTCACTCGCACGCCCGTTCGATTACCTCACAACCAAACAAGACAGAGTCACCTCATGAAACAAGCTTTACTTCTGGCCTCCACATCGCCGTTTCGCCGCAGCCTGCTGGAAAAATTCGGCTTACCGTTTTCCTGTGCCGCGCCAGATATCGACGAAAGCCCGCTTCCTGGTGAAAATGCCGAAGCGCTGGTCAAACGACTGGCTGAAGCCAAAGCCAGAGCCTGCCGTCCCGGACACCCGAATCATCTGATCATCGGCTCGGATCAGGTCTGTGTCATCAACGGGAGCATCGTAGGTAAACCCCACACCACGGAAAATGCCTGCACACAACTCATGGCAGCAAGCGGACAAACCGTCACTTTCTATACAGGTTTATGTCTGTATAACGCCGCAAATGATACAGCTGAAGTCATCTGTGAACCCTTCCATGTGCATTTCCGTGAACTCACCGAGAATGAAATCCGGCAATATGTCCTGCGCGAACAGCCATTACAGTGTGCCGGCAGCTTTAAAAGTGAAGGACTGGGGATTACCCTGTTTGATCGCCTGGATGGCCGGGATCCCAATACACTGGTTGGGTTACCGCTCATCACACTGAGAGAGATGCTTTCCCGACAAGGTGTCAGCGTTCTCTGAGCCCGCCTGAACCACCCTTGCTTTCGTCATGGGTGGTCTCTGCTTTTGCATTTACCCTCCCTTCGGATCTCTCACGATTCTGAAAAGATATGTTTTTTATGACCTCTCTCCACAGAACATATTCAACAGATCACTTAGTGCGTCGCCTGTTACAGTCAAAACATATATTGCTATAAGCAGACCCGTGACAGCCTTCTGACTGTCAAAAACACTGAGTTAATGGAATGATTGGACAAATATTATCGCTGCTGAAAACTTATACCAGCGGATTAAAACGCAAGCCCTTGTACGCAGCTTTCCGGGAAGACCATGTATTTTGTCTGACCGAAATGAAAGAACAGTCCCACAGCCCCCAACAGCACAGCATCTACAAAGGAAAAGTCGTCCAACAGCTTTGAAGCCGCTTTTATCGACATCGGTGCACTGGAACCTGGTTTCCTTCCCCTTCGAAAAATTGCGCTTCATTATTATCCCCAAAGTTATGCTTATCAGGGGCGTCCACAGATTCGCGATGTCGTTCGAATCGGGCAGGAAGTTCTGATTCAGGTTGAAAAGCTGGATCAGAGGTATTGTCACGCCCATCTCACAACATTGATTGCCATTCCAGGTCAGTATCTGACCTTAAGACCCAATACGCCAGGGGGC
This DNA window, taken from Photobacterium sp. CCB-ST2H9, encodes the following:
- the yceD gene encoding 23S rRNA accumulation protein YceD — its product is MQKVKLPLTVDPVRAAQKKLDYDGIIKTGLLERLAESASSVLSDANVTLSFDFDQRHMAYMRGHAEVDVMLTCQRCQEEFQHHYGVDFCYSPLLRPEEADEFPEAYEPAEVDENGEINLLQIIEDELILELPQVPMHDEADCPVSASGMSFGEIPVADERPNPFAVLKNLSKSNKE
- the rpmF gene encoding 50S ribosomal protein L32; this encodes MAVQKSKKSRSARGMRRSHDALTTAAVSVDQTSGETHLRHHVTADGFYRGRKVINK
- a CDS encoding nucleoside triphosphate pyrophosphatase, giving the protein MKQALLLASTSPFRRSLLEKFGLPFSCAAPDIDESPLPGENAEALVKRLAEAKARACRPGHPNHLIIGSDQVCVINGSIVGKPHTTENACTQLMAASGQTVTFYTGLCLYNAANDTAEVICEPFHVHFRELTENEIRQYVLREQPLQCAGSFKSEGLGITLFDRLDGRDPNTLVGLPLITLREMLSRQGVSVL
- a CDS encoding beta-ketoacyl-ACP synthase III, encoding MYSRILGTGSYLPEQVRTNADLEKMVDTSDEWIVARTGIRERRIASEEETVAVMGYQAAARAIDMAGIETDDIDLIIVATTSASHAFPSAACQVQGMLGVKGCPAFDIAAACSGFVYALSVADQHIKTGMAKNVLVIGADALSHKCDPDDRSTIILFGDGAGAVVLGASEEAGIISTHLHADGHFGGLLSLAVPEHGENFDSDKWLYMAGNEVFKVAVTQLSNLVKDTLAANNMDKSELDWLVPHQANLRIIAATAKKLSMPMDQVVVTLDKQGNTSAATVPAALDEAVRDGRIQRGQTLLLEAFGGGFTWGSALVKF
- the fabD gene encoding ACP S-malonyltransferase, with the protein product MSKFAIVFPGQGSQAVGMLAELAEQYESVQQTFAEASEALGYDLWALVQNGPAEELNQTHRTQPALLAASVAIWRVWQEVGGAQPAVLAGHSLGEYSALVCAGVLNFKEAIKLVELRGQLMQEAVPAGVGAMSAIIGLDNDAIAKACEEAAQGEVVAPVNFNSPGQVVIAGHKAAVERANELCKAAGAKRALPLPVSVPSHCELMKPAAEKLAQALESVAFSAPAVPVINNADVATETDPAAIKQALVKQLYGPVRWTESVERMAAEGVELLLEVGPGKVLTGLAKRIDKSLNAAAVNDPASLEAAK
- the plsX gene encoding phosphate acyltransferase PlsX codes for the protein MTGLTVALDAMGGDFGPQVTVPAAVQALLQYPSLKLLLFGDQSAITAQLSSLDHTHHPRLSIIHCDRAIADHTRPSHALRQSQGSSMRRALDAVAEGEADACVSAGNTGALMALARYTLKQLPGVERPALVSAIPSRNGGKTWLLDLGANVSCDADTLFQFAVMGSVLAEQVMTGRPPRVALLNIGAEEIKGNDLVKRCASMLSRSQDVHYIGYVEGNELYDGKADVIVCDGFVGNVSLKTSEGVANLFIESFKRAVSQHPLKRLIAKWLFGDLFRELQSLNPDQYNGASLLGLRGIVVKSHGSADIAAFTNAIGEAVHEIKRKIPTRISDRLEHVLLERHY